One window of Curtobacterium sp. 458 genomic DNA carries:
- a CDS encoding rhodanese-like domain-containing protein — protein MAVDITDIDVAEARRRLAEGAKLFDVREQGEWDEVHAPEATLVPMSELVSRWQEIDGGDTPAMVICHSGGRSARVVAALEQSGVSAVNVLGGMTAWEQSGAAVVRGAQSEPRHEH, from the coding sequence ATGGCCGTGGACATCACCGACATCGACGTCGCGGAGGCCCGGCGCCGGCTCGCCGAGGGCGCGAAGCTGTTCGACGTCCGCGAGCAGGGGGAGTGGGACGAGGTCCACGCTCCCGAGGCGACGCTCGTCCCGATGTCCGAGCTGGTGTCGCGGTGGCAGGAGATCGACGGCGGCGACACCCCCGCGATGGTCATCTGCCACTCCGGCGGTCGCTCGGCGCGCGTGGTCGCTGCCCTCGAACAATCGGGGGTCTCCGCCGTGAACGTGCTCGGCGGGATGACCGCGTGGGAGCAGTCGGGTGCCGCAGTCGTCCGCGGTGCCCAGAGCGAACCGCGTCACGAGCACTGA